A single genomic interval of Spinacia oleracea cultivar Varoflay chromosome 6, BTI_SOV_V1, whole genome shotgun sequence harbors:
- the LOC130462431 gene encoding uncharacterized protein, with product MVGVINRLKSALVRARSALSCRSPHSTRTGAGRAGVDDAGPSGGGHGRERERARHSPLRHRRSDAGVSSSGERSEPERRRRSVSVAREPSPELQSQPHFWGDSGWGPSYHGEWSGWTGEAWRHGADDES from the exons atggtgggggtgatcaaccggttgaagtccgcgttggttcgagcccgatctgcactttcttgcaggagcccccactctactcgg acaggtgctggacgagccggggtcgacgacgcgggtccctcgggcgggggacacggtcgtgagagagagagggcacgacactcgcccctacggcatcgccgttccgacgcgggggtgagttcttccggggagaggtccgagccggagcgtaggcgacgttccgtatcggtggcccgagagcctagccccgagttgcagtcacagcctcatttttggggtgattctggctgggggccctcataccacggggagtggagtggatggaccggcgaggcttggagacatggagccgatgacgagtcttag